In Vigna angularis cultivar LongXiaoDou No.4 chromosome 8, ASM1680809v1, whole genome shotgun sequence, the DNA window CAAACAAGTTTATCTCAGCAATTTTGATGTGTACAAACACTTAGACAGCAAAGAATGGTACTGCAACAGCAAATCAGTAGTGCACTTCCCAATTTAgacaaattttatgttttagggAGTGATTTGGCACAAAGGTGtaaaaaatgaccaaatgaacagtaaaGATGAACTTTGATGCACCAAATATATGTATAGAAACAGCCAAACTGTGCCAAATCTACTGAATCACAATATGACTTGGTGAGTTCCAAATTTCAAGCAAAAATGGGAAGTCAAACTATGATTTTGCAGATTTAATGAAAATGGACCAAGGCAACAGTtaaaacaagtttcaaatggtGAAATACACTTGCTCAAATGGTCACACTACACTGAAAAACACTGGTTCACCAAATCACTGTGATAGTTGCtcaaaatgcagaaaaatagTGAAAACTGCAGTAGTTTGGAAAACAAATACTGGAAGCAAAGCTGGCTTGCTCAAACAAGTGATTAAGAATTGCCTAAATCTAGATCTAGCTTCAAAAATTGAGCTAGGGAAAGTTAAATGTCCTATGAGACAGCTAAAGAAATTCAGCACGGTGCATAGCTGGAATAATATAAAACAGTGGCAGAAACCAATTTTCTCACAACTCAAACATTCATTTCTGACTTATGCACGTATCATGAGTTAGAATCATGTGAGAACTGATTATACACATCAAACAAACTTGTGCACAACGTCAGAATCAGAAAATTGAGCAAATACAGAATGCACCATATGAATCCAGAATTCAACTCTTGATgcagattttgaaaattgattatgaagAACTCAACCactgtttttgaattttaatggTGAATACAGATTGCCAGTACTTGAAACATgtataaaatcatcaaataaacTTGTTTCAAGTCATTAGAATCAATAAATCTGGACAAAACAGATTATACCAAATCCAAGCAGAAATCACGTTTTATGCAGAATTGCAAAACAGAATGAACTTGTGTCAATGCTTTAGCTCATAGGATCAAAGCTAGACAATGTCTGGATGCTTTATATGATCAAGAAAGAGCTATCACTGCACTGGACacacttaaaaacaaaaaaataaaagttggaGTAGATTAAAACCAAAGGAACAGTGAAAACACGACAATCACTAGCACATGACCGAACAAAACTGGAAAATGATGATTAAGCTGAATTGAAACGAAAATAAAGAAatgcaccgattaaaatgaagagaaaaCACTAAAGAACAGTGAATGAACGATTACAGCAATCACAAACACGAATTAaaccaaaacagaaaaaaaaaatttgatgaaacaGTGACAGAGTGTGAACAGCACATGACAGAAACGGAGAAAGTGAATGAAAGAGCAACTTAGCTCTTGTAGTGGCAGCCTGAACGACTGGCTCTTgatgccaaatgatggaagctACTACAGGATATGCAGAAGAAGCTCCAAAACTCAGAGAAGTGGCAGCGGATTGAGAGAATGCAGTGGAATTTCTGGATGCACGGAAGGTGTTTGATAAGATGCTGGAAGTGTTTGAGTGGTTGTGTTTGGTAGAATTCTAGCTCAGCAAGCTTTCCAAAGGGgaaagaagctagaggaggtgCAAGATAACAAAGCACAAGGTTGAACTTGAGAGTAAAAGCTGAAAATTGACAGCATTTCCTTACTTCAAATCAAGTTACCTTTACAAGTGATgaagctctctatttatagaagaaGGAGAGCTTCTAAAACATATTGTGCAAGTTATTTAAATGTGCACATGCTGTAAAACAGATAGAGGAAGCTTGGGCAGCAAGCTATAAGTGCCAACTCAGCAAAGCTATTTGAAGAAGATGGAGTTGTTGTCTTTGGTGTTGAACGTAATGCAAAAGCCATGACACCAACCATCCATTTGTGCTTCTTTGCTTACGTGGCAGCCCTTTTAAGTTGCATAGACATGGTTTCTcccttttattaatattctacaaaaacaatgtaaaagtatttagcaaagagaaagagaacTTAGTAAGTAATACTCCATAAGAGTAACGTAGTGAGTGCTCCCTCTTCCTCTTGGATTCTCTTGGACATGGCTCTTGTTAAAGGTCCTATGTGGAGCTTAGATGGTCCTCCATCAGGAATCTTCCATTACTCCATACTCTCCGACTAGTTGGCAATTTTGATATACAAGCTAAAGCTGCAAAATGGTTGTCTACTCTCCATTCCTTAACCATTCTTGAGCTCAGTTCATTGCATAGTGTTAGTTTCTCTCACCAGTGGCTACTGCAAAGTATTAATAAGCTCATTCCAAACTTGGGCGAGTTGAGGCTGAATAATTATGATCTTTTGGATAATGATATTCAATCTTTGTTTCATTCCCATTCTTCCAACAATTCCATTTCCCTTACCATCCTAGATCTCTCTTCTAATTCGTTGACATCATCAACATTTCAATTCTTGTTTAACTTTAGCCTTCATCTTAAAGAACTTTATCTTTCTCACAATAATATAGCTTTGCCACCTTCTTTATGCCCAAATTTTCCATCTCTCAAGATCCTCGACCTCTCTAATAATAATCTAACATCATCAATGTTTCTAGGGAATTTTAATATAAGCTCTAAACTGCAAGAGCTTTATCTACGAAACTGCAGTCTTATAGACAGAAGTTTCCTTGTTTCATCTACTTCCACAATGAATGTTTTGTCCTCGCTTCAAATCCTTGATCTCAGTCAGAACTTGTTAAAATCATCTCCTATGTTGTACTGGCTTTCTAACTTCACCACCAATCTACTTATCATTGATATTAGTAGTAACTTATTAGAAAGTCCCATTCCGGGTGAATTTGGGAAAGCGATGAACTCTCTTGAatatctttctctctctaataACAAACTACAAGGCAAGGTTCCGTCTTTCTTTGGAAGCATGTCCATGGGAACCCTTGTTAAATTGGAAGCTTTGGTTTTACGAAACAATAGTCTAATGGGTCAATTGCCTTCCTCTTTGAAGAATTgcaataatttaattatgctGGATGTGAGTGAGAATATGTTGTCGGGTCCAATACCATCCTGGGTTGGAGAAAGCATGCAGCAATTGATAATCTTGATCATGAGAGGAAATCGCTTCTCTGGAAATAGATTTCCACTACATTTATGTTATTTGAAGCGTATTTAATTGTTGGAtctttccaagaataatttatcaGAAGGAATTCCAACTTGCTTAAGCAATTTTACTGCATTGTCTCAAAACACcataaacaaaattgaaactgaAAATCGTATTTATTGGTACAATAGTACTTACtctgaaatttataattttttcagtGAGAGTTATTATTCGTTTCATATAACATGGATGTGGAAAGGTATGGAATACGGCTTCACACATCCGGAATTAACTCTTCAGAGCATTGATCTCTCGTGTGTAACAATTTAATTGGTGAAATATCGGAAGAGATTACATACATGCTCGGGTTagtttctttgaatttatcAAGAAACAATTTGAGTGGAGAAATTCCTTCCGATATTGGAAATTTAAGTTCACTTGAATCCCTTGACTTGTCAAGAAATCAATTGTATGGGAgaattccttcttctctttcccAAATGGATTTTCTCCAAAAATTAGACTTGTCACACAATTCTCTTTCTGGAAGAATCCCAGTGGGAAGACACATGGATACATTTGATGTCTCTTGTTTTGAAGGAAATGTTGACCTTTGTGGTGAACAACTTAACAAGAGTTGTGCAGGGGATCAGACATTAGTAAAGCCTAAAAAAGCAGCAGTCAATGgagaatattatattttctatgaAGCATTCTACAGGAGCTTGGGGATAGGATTCTTCACAGGCTTTTGGGGCTTATTAGGTCCATTACTACTTTGGCAACCATGGAGAATGGCTTATCTGACGTTATTGAACAGACTGATAGACTATCTACTTGTAATGATTGAAGTTAACTTAGCAAAGTGCCAAAGGTATATCAAAGACTAACAGAAGGCGTGGTTCAGAAACTGGCAGGTACATAATTCTAATAACTTCTTTCTTAATAGGTTTTCTAATGAAATGGAGAATGCCTTTCTAAAAAGAAATGTACAAGGCTTGTCATGAATGTAAGTGTTAAAATTTGATTCTTCCTTACAATATAGCACTAAACgtactttaattaattgtatGTCTCTCTTAGCTACATACtgattttcaacaattttattaaacattgaTTATCCTACGCTCGTATTCATGGCTTTACTATTGCTAGttcttttttccaaaataattgtttttattggtGCAAAGGAATTATTGATAGTGTGCTTTGTTATGagaagttttcatttttttcaaatgaattaTGCTTAGGCCCTTTTAAaaatgcttacatgttatacaCCTTTTTGAGTACTCTATTgagtttaaataatttagttttcatttagtttacaACTAAAATTTGATCTCCGAATTGTTTTTCCATCATTACTGATATTGTTTGTCATCATATGAATCTTAGCACAAGTTTACAGCAATTCGCttcatttatttatcattaatatttggtttccaatttttttccttcattacTAATTTTTGTCATATAAATTTTAGCACCAAATTTGcagtttataattatttgctTGAAGACTCGATTATGAGATGAAAGCATTACAGATTGTTGGCAGTGTGAGATTTGGAGGCTGAAGTTTCATGAAGCAATGATTTGACAGTGTGTGGTTGTATAATCTAtaatataaacttaattttaagcCAAGAATTCGAGATATCCTAATTTGTATATGTAAGAATATGGGATATCTCAAAAATTTGTAATTCAGAATCCATTGAATCTCATCTTTAATTACtctttcatacattcatatccCAAGGCAGGGACATTACATCTAACTTCTTATCTATcacattatataaatattgttgatgttattttaatacaattatataGTAATAGAATAACACTTAtgataatatgttaaaaaaaattatataaaaaaatgtcaaaaaaatgttttacataattaaataaacaacaaataaaaatattaaaaagaataaaaaataatcaaatgtgtgtcttagaaacaatttgatacaacattgaataaaattgcacaaacaaaaaacaaatgtGTAATTAAGGGTAtatgtcagaaccattaaaaacgcacccaaacccCTCTAAACAGACGTCAGGTGTCAAGCGGAGGTGATCCGAAAATtagatagtggaatgcaggtgttaacagatgagcggacgttcgttttaagcaaaactgagtttttgaaaAGTTGCGttacactctctgcatgcatcttcttctctAAAACTCTGATATttctcatttctcctccttctcactaaaaGCTCTCCCTTTTCTCTACGAAATCttaccttttctcttctccgattcccgttcaggcaccgtagaagcacttccggcatcccaagcttcagtttgaaccgatcagtttcgaGTTCTGAACGGGTAAGTTCTTCTTGTCCTTAGCCATTTGTTGTCGgatacatgcaaaccaagttctggttgcatgagttcataGTCTCATTCTAAACCATTTTGGTCTGTTGTTTGATTCTGGTTTGAAGAGtcgttgagcgttgagggtagaaggaatcGTAGTCAGATGAACCGTATTTCTGTCTCTAGGACGTTCGTTTACACTCagaggtaagagaagcttatttaatttaaattatatgtttactgttctgcatgaacgttcgttgagttgCTAAATTAAagtgaagtatgattgttgtgATATTTgactatatgatatatgatggttGCTATGTTCTGAggtatgaaatatataaatttatatgatatagattaaatgaagtatgaaaattgattatgatatgatgtataaagttatgaaactatgTGTTAAGAATTGAGttgaatatgaatgaaattctggatatgaaatttccctatgataGTGTACCTTCGTCACTGagcggtcattgaccgttcagTAATACTAGAAATCTtagttaaaatttgattatttcatttggaaagaatcttAGTTTAGGACGAGTGTCTTCGTGTGATAGTACTATgcttgaacgttcgtccaagcATAGTTGTATCTGGGTATTCtgtgataaacttaaatttgtaaatatatgtaattgtatattttaattattcttaaacactattccaatagtatcttattatatttatcaagcttcTATTACAAgttcagtagtgctcggtctcacaccAAGTGCTCGTAATGAGGAGTGCTCGGTCTTTTATCAAGCACTCGTACTCGTTTCTTTTATATCTCGATGAAAATAATGTTCTTCCAAATTCAATAGAGTTTTCTTTCTACAgagctcggtcattgactgacattcggTTTTCGGGATGTTAAACTCAAATAAGCTAATTTTTCATAAGCGTTTGGTTTCTTTAggtgaattcttctaagtatggTTCTTTAAATGTCTTGAAGAGCCTACATTCATTGGTTCCGGCCTAAAGCCTTAGTACTTGGCATGTTCTTTGAGGTGTTCGGTTTAAGCTcccaagagtcagttcatttaattggCTCACTTTTTAAAGTAACGTTCATTCTAGTCGTTCTTGTGACATATAgttgtactcggtttctttctccaCTTGACAATAACCCTCTCGATCTTATTCTATTATGGAATAGGAGATTTCTCTGTCTCgttccaagtgttcgtcctcgttctgagtgaggattgaacgttcggtattggATGTCCTTAATAGTCCTTGaacaaagatgaatttgagtagatttgataatgaaagatgaagaaaatatgagatggatgaaatgttgtggattatgaacgagcgttccaggggggaacgactcatggatgattattgaatttgtaaagtatgactgtgggcatgctaagttggcggttcatcctgatgttccgtgagtactcgtcctcatgtagagggggtaggtcatgtgtgggaacggcaggaggtcctagtccttaagGTTACTTTAGACTAATagtactaacctcgggtggcaactgtggagggtatcctagttactacatcactcgggtgcacgaacgcctgtagctacgcagatttcatacagtccggacagtcagtttagtattatgatttatatgaaacgtatgatgaaatatatcttgtgtgtttgattgtgtgaaatgtatgtctatacatgaattaaattacataagcataccttgtgtttttcttgtgttgtcttATTTTGTACAtccgtctttgtcattgcaatgatcatccgttgtggatgtaaGCAAAAGGAGACGAGTTCCTGGAAGAAGCTTTAGCGGAAGAAAATCGTgtggaagtggaagtgaagaccgaacaatAAGACGTTCGGTCATTAGTCTAGTTACAGTAAGGTGGTTGTTTAATCACCTCCTCTTTTGATTatatttgaccgttcggtgtaaacttttgtaaaccgttcggtcaggtttgcTTATTCTATATAGTTAGTCGTAAGGTCGTTCGACTATAATCGTACGTTATTCTTAGTATAAGACTGATCTGACTTATtgataaatgtaattattctattatatagttatattgtatttttgggatgttacagtataataagataaaagatattttagacatctaagaaaatttttaagatatcaaattaatagaACTGTTAGAAAgatattgaaaaattattttaacaaaataaaaagagttCTTTAAATGaaacaacttaaaaataaaagaataaagaagataaatattttatattacctAGTAAATAAAAGGTTTATGCTATTAGATACATAAATTGAgagttaaacattaaaaaaataaacaataaaaaaagtagtaaaagtatttaaatatagGACGTAACcaatatttaatttacatatatcatttaaatataactaGATAAAGTTGTTCTGATAAGAGAGAAAGTATCTCCAAGATGTAATTGATTTCACACCAaaccaaaacaataaaaaagaacaaaaaagtgtgtaactaaaattaaaagaaaaattataaaattaaagagtaAGAATAATAAATTGGATACTCCTTAATTAATTGAGGAAGATGGAATATAAAGCTTCCACTCtaagagaaaagatgaaaaaaagatAACTAATTGTAAATAAGAAACTTATATGAAATTATGATAGACTATCTATCTCTTGTCCTCTCAAACGTGTGACCTGATTGTTGAAAAAAAGTATACCCTAAAAACTAGAAATACATTTTATTCTCtgtttaatataaatgtttttttctataaaataagtCATCTTCTATTCATGTTATAGCAACATGCCTAGTTTCTAAGTTTCCCAAATAGCAAGACaattttacttgaattaaaaaaaGTCCAGAACAGCTTCCATCAATATTTTAGTTATGGGAAATGTTTCATGGACCAGAAATTACTGTCACCATGCTCTTAAGAAAGCTTACTCTCTTTTATCTTGGCAGGCTTTTTAAACCAGTGGTGGTGAGCGCAACTTTGGATTGTGCGAGaagataaaccctaaatcaGAACAACTTTGGCATCGCCTCCATTTTCTTCTATGGCGCTTTTCGTGTCTTGGAGGATCTGTTCCTCGAAAAAGTAGAACGCCTCTCAGACCATCGGATTCCTCTCCTTCCTTCGCATCCCTCGCCACTGCCATTCCAACTGTCTGcacatgagtccaagcaaggaATCATTGGATTTGATGGTCTCCCAATCTCTAAGAGAAGCGCGCGAGGGAGAGTGGGGTTCCAAGGGAAAGCCAAGGCGAGAATGGAGAGGAGCTCGAGAACGTCCAATGGCGATGGCGGAACCGTAATACACAAGTGGGGTTCAATGGTGCTTTCAAACTCTGAACGAGAGAAGGAGACAGAGATTACATGGGGAGAGGGGAGTGAACTCAAATGGAGGGCAGGTTGCTTTCGCGAATACGGATTTTGGGAAAATGGAAGAGGGAAATCCCAATTCCTGATTTCAACATGTCCATGCCTGTACCGATGGCCAAACACCTTCGGTAAATTAGTTGTCCATTATCGACGGGCATAGGCCGTCCATAATAACCATTTTCATTGACCTTCGGTAAAGCCTTTGGTAATTCATCTTTACCGGCGGCTCAAATGACCTTCGGTATTAGTCCTTCGGTAAATAAGACATTTCTTGTAGTGCAAGCGATTGTCGAAGATGAAAATGGACGGATTTGCGGGATGGCACGGTTTCAACGATCTTCGTATAATTGAGATGATTTGCACGGATTCTTACCCGTTTACACATTTGCCCCGCCTCATTTCCGTAATACCGTATacataataacataaaatattaccCACGTTTGGCATATGCTGCAGTGACATGCTCACTTTTTACTGTTGAAGGATGCggttgaagaggaagaagacaacCATGGTTATGTAAAATACGATGCAGAGATGTGGCTACGGGTGAAGGAAGTTAAAAGCGAGGGTGGTGTAATCGGTTATTGGAGGGTGTAACCGGTTACGCTGAAGAGGATGAAAACGAAGCCATACGTAATCGGTTACGCACTGAGTAACCGGTTACCAGCATTCGAAAATTGGTGGTCCTGTAATTGAAAATGCCGAATGAAAGAGACGAAGGTGGAGCATGGCGGAGCCTGGACGATGCACAGCGGATGGCCTGCAGCATGTTGTTCTTCTTCACAGTCCCGCATGAAGGTGAGGAAGGTGGAGGCTGGACATAGCAGAGGATGTGATGcaggttgttgttgttgttgttgatagACAAGAGCTGAAGGTGACGAAGGTGGATGATGGTGGATGATGGTGGAGGGTGGAGGATGGAGTCTAGATGGGATCAGAGTGAACCATGCATTATGCGTGAGGAAGGTGAGGATTTACCACAAATTACAACCATAACCTAGtgtatttttttgtgtgttgcaGGTGAAGGAGTTGTGAAGAATGTTGAGGTAGGCGAAGGTGTTGTGAAGAATGTTGAGGTAAGCAAAAACTAGTAGTAGCTAACACAAGAAGGTGCCCTGCAGCTGCAAACTACAATGTACGTTTGCAAAAAGGCAGAAAGTGAAGATGGGAAGGGAAAAGAGGAGGTGGGCACGTAGTGATTTTGGTTGTGCTGCTGTATTGAAGAAAGTAGCTAACGTGGAGAGATTAGGAATGGGGTAGGAGGTGGTAGTGGATGTGTCATAATATACAAGgtagaaaagaagaaggaatattTATTATCACCGAAGATTTGATACCATGCAAGGTTCAGATTCAACTTATTAAGCTAGTAATAACAGTAACcttaacataattataatataataatataatatgaatgtTTATTCAATCTTCAGTGCTTGATTGTGTTGTTACAGTTATTGAGCTCTTTCTTTGGTGATTGCGTGAGTGGTTcatatatataagttattaaGTTGATTATATTTTCGATAATGTATTACatgactttaatatatataagtttctTTGTATGTGACTTATATTTGTATGtcgaatttttaaattttttttaatcatgtaatattataacttgCTACGTAATTGTAGTTGTTTGATTAATATTAATCATTCTCACTTCAATGACTTATAAATTCTCATCACttcatatta includes these proteins:
- the LOC108344257 gene encoding LRR receptor-like serine/threonine-protein kinase RGI5; this encodes MNVLSSLQILDLSQNLLKSSPMLYWLSNFTTNLLIIDISSNLLESPIPGEFGKAMNSLEYLSLSNNKLQGKVPSFFGSMSMGTLVKLEALVLRNNSLMGQLPSSLKNCNNLIMLDELGDRILHRLLGLIRSITTLATMENGLSDVIEQTDRLSTCND